The Rhipicephalus sanguineus isolate Rsan-2018 chromosome 7, BIME_Rsan_1.4, whole genome shotgun sequence genome includes a window with the following:
- the LOC119398911 gene encoding alpha-(1,3)-fucosyltransferase C gives MENPKSIEYVDLNPVRDIFNWTMTYRSDSDVYVPYGRTVDHGTKPAATKRDMKALWKTKSRTAVWLISDCLSYSGRKNFSRELQQYMDVDVYGKCGPRDFPKTGVNASYEHFERNYHFILTFEDSICAEYVTEKLFTALKYDIVPVVFGGANYSRIAPRHFYIDAFAFESFEKLAEYLVALSRNYTEYVAYFKWKESHSVEPLKSGYCELCTKLHSDPTVRRSSSYQDIKAWWLEQKRCRL, from the coding sequence ATGGAAAACCCTAAAAGCATCGAGTACGTGGATTTGAACCCCGTGCGCGACATCTTCAACTGGACAATGACGTACCGGTCAGACTCGGACGTCTACGTGCCCTATGGCCGGACCGTGGACCATGGCACCAAGCCCGCGGCCACGAAGAGGGACATGAAAGCCCTGTGGAAGACAAAGAGCAGAACCGCCGTATGGCTGATTAGCGACTGCCTGAGTTACAGCGGACGGAAGAACTTCAGTCGAGAACTCCAGCAGTACATGGACGTCGACGTTTATGGTAAATGCGGTCCGCGCGACTTTCCGAAGACCGGAGTTAACGCCTCCTATGAACACTTCGAGCGCAATTACCATTTCATACTTACTTTCGAGGACTCTATATGCGCGGAATACGTAACCGAGAAACTGTTCACTGCTCTCAAGTACGACATCGTGCCTGTGGTGTTTGGCGGTGCAAACTACAGCCGGATCGCACCGCGCCACTTTTACATCGACGCCTTTGCTTTCGAATCTTTTGAGAAGCTTGCCGAGTACCTTGTCGCATTATCACGAAACTACACGGAGTATGTCGCGTATTTCAAATGGAAAGAAAGCCATAGTGTTGAGCCGTTGAAATCGGGTTATTGCGAGCTTTGCACAAAGTTGCATAGCGATCCCACAGTGCGACGAAGTTCATCCTACCAAGACATCAAAGCGTGGTGGCTGGAGCAAAAACGCTGCCGTTTGTGA